In Rutidosis leptorrhynchoides isolate AG116_Rl617_1_P2 chromosome 6, CSIRO_AGI_Rlap_v1, whole genome shotgun sequence, the DNA window GTTGATTTCTCCATAGTCTCGGGCACTGGCGAGTTCTTAATTTCTATGACAAACCTTATATGAGCTTGACTAATTAGTCCCACACACATATATATCAACCTACATGAATTTCAAGTCTTCAAAAGAACACCACCTTCAACTTTCAAGattttaataatatcaatattatagtACCAATTACATGTCACAATTCACATTACATGTAGTTTGGTCTATAAGAACACAATTGAACTTTAATATCTTCAATAGGCAGCTTCTCTTCTGGGAAATCACACGCTTTTCCGCTTAGTACGGGCAACGCAGCACAAGGCTGAGGTGTCACATCACTCGATATCCCCTCGATATTGCTACAATTCCAATTCAATTTCTTGGCATTTTTCGCCATCACAATCGTCACATTTGATATACAAATCCCTGTAAACGGATCACCCGCAATCCCCTCCAATCTACCAGCCATGGTGACATTTTCTGCCACCATGTCTCTGTAATTAATGTTCTGTATAACAGGTATTGCATTTGGGTCCCACTTATCATCAGCGTGGGACCCATAATTACCCGTCATCCAAAACGCCCACATCATGGTTTTCATTGTGAACCCTTTGACATATATGTCTTTTACGAATCCACCCCTTCCAATACCGGTTTTAATTCGGACTCCTGATTCTGAATCGATAGCTACGATGTCTTCTGCTCGTACGTCTTGTATACCACCTGACATTTCGCTTCCTAAAGCAATAACGGCACTCGTTGGTGAAATGCACGTTAGCCGTCGGACCACTAGTTGCTTTGTTGGCATCCCGAACGAAATCCCGTACTCGTCCCAACCACTCTTAACCGCCACACAATCATCCCCAGAGACAATGTAACAGTCCTCGATTCGTGTGTTTGTGCAAGAATCTGAAGGGTAGATATGAAAATAAGTCAAACAGATTAGTTTGACTAATCAAAATGGATAATTACTCTAAATCTTGCTCACAAAGtcttcaaaaaaataataataaaaaaacttcAAAATCATTCAAGTTCGATTTCAACGGATGTAGTTTTGACCCTAAAAGTCAAAGTCTTGTTCTGTTACAATGaatcaagtttgacttttaaaaaaattACATATGATATTCCACCAAGTTccaataaaatgttgattattagTCTAACCTTTTCATAATATCCTTATATAACAAGTACAGTGACATTTTTGACCGAATCACTAACATCTTCATGTTTAAAAATAAGCATCTTTTGCCTTTAAATAGTCAAAGCATAAAAAGTCATTTAAATTGAGACACTCATTACCTGGATTGATTCCATCTGTGTTAGGAGACCTAACTGGTGCAAGAATTGTAATCCCCTGAATGATAATATTGCTGCATCAAACAAATTAGaccaaatcattcattttcattataTTTTACCAAAGAAAACAGTAAACAATACTCAACAAAATGGAACGCTTTTTGGGTCCATTTTATCCGTACCTGCTATATATTGGATGAACATTCCAAGAAGGTGAGTTGATGAAAGTAAGATTCGATATTTGAATGTCTTGCGAATACATTAATTCAACTAAGTACGGGCGTGTGTAATTCAGCTCGCCTTTGTGAAAACTGTCCCACCATGTAGCACCTTGACCATCAATCGTCCCGTTGTTACCTTCAATAACAACACATTCACATTAATGCTAAAACACAATAGCTCAGAATTTGAACACTAATAGTATTCAAAATAaaattatgataaaaaaaaattaccaGTGATTATAACATCTGTCAGATTGGTACCAAATATCAGACTTATGTATCTCCCACCAGCAGCATCGCGTCCTCGACCATATGATGGCAAGGGATCAATCACTGCCCACTCATTCACATCCTAATAATCCCAAACTTAAggatttattcattattattacttatattattattattattattattgttattgttatgttatgtTATACTTGTTAAACTGTTGGTATTATCAACTCTTGTTTATTTGTCAAACTACTTGTACTGTTCTCTAAGCAAGTGGACATGTAACATTGTGTAGTCTTTGAAGTCTAAAACCATTGTAAATTGTATTAACAGTTAAATaactataagttttaattttaaacaTTTGCATTAAGGGAATATTAAAAAGGAGAGTGATATgtacagtgttgtacagtataaCACTGTAAAACATGTTGGTTTTGTACATAACAAAAAAatgttgtgtacatatcatcaccctatTAAAAATGGACCACTGGACCAGAGTGAATGGATGGAATATCAGCTAGAATAATTCCAATAAGAATAAGAACTAGCCAAAGTTTAGCACACATATAATGTGCATTTATTCTCTGGTTTTTGGCTTAATTAGTTTGTTTGTACTTGAATATTCCATTTTTAGGTGACAATTAACTTTTCAACTACCATGGTCAATTATATTATACAAGTTTGTGCAtatgattttattattttcatactatttttgggtggttgttactATGATCTTTATGTCTATCAAAAAACTTAACATCTAGGAACTTTTTAAGTTCCATTGGAAACAGGGTAATCATAACTAAATATTAACTGTAAACagtgataaaaataaaaaataataataatattaatacaaacctGAGTAGCAAGAAGAACAGCATCTTGATGAAGAAATAAAGTGAAATGACTAGTGAGATTAAAACTACCAGTCAACCATTTTCCTGGAGGTACAAAGAGCAATGAACCACCATCTTTGGATCCGAATTGACCAAGATGATCAATGGCTGTCTGAAAAGCTTTAGTATTTGAGGTTATACCATCACCAACACCACCAAAGTCAGTCAGTGAAGCTGTATGAGCTCTGCAATTTATGGCAGAGTATTCAAAATAGCCTTTTATATgcttgtgatgatgatgatgaccatgatgaATATGATGCTTATGAGGATTTTTTCCATTAACATACTGGGAACTCAAGAAAGCCAAAATAACAATCAAAAGTAATTTCATTACCTGCAAATTACATCAAGAAAATAAATAAACGTTCAAGATTCAAGAAGGATCAAGAAATATGGAAAAAAAGATTGGAACTTTGGGATTTTTACACATTCCCTGCTACGATATGGGATAcaattttggtttttttttttttttttttttaatacaaaaatgataatttctTCCCATCACCTGGGAATTATTGAAAAATAACATTAAGAATCATTTGAAGAAGATACATAAACAGAAATGGGGTTCCTTTTTCAAAACCAAGAATtgaaacaaaaaaagaaaaaaacattTATGGATTACTGAAAAACATGGACAATTAACCACCTTTACTATATTCACAGGAAAAAAAAAACCCAATTACCAAATGCCCACTAAAGAATTATAATACTAGATTTTGACAAAATTTCAAGATTCTTGAATCTTGAACCCTATCTTTGTAATGGGGTtttgcaaaataaaataaaattaattaaagtACGTTACTAAATGATAATGTAAATAATTAGATCATTGACATTTTCAcacaaaagaaaaaaagaaagaagaagGATTTACATACATGTAATTTTTGTGGGTATTTGAGCAACTCCATTTGGAAGCAATTATATTTTATGATTTGGGTAGTGGGGGTTTATATAGCATGTAAGGATGGAATAGTAACTACTTTTGTATTTGCTTTTCTTGTGTTGGGGTTGCGTTGAGGATTGAGTGCAGAAAATTGGACCTTGAGTAGCCAAAAACTAACAATCTATGAATATAAATTAGTCATCTACACCCCTTAAAGTTAAGTGAGAATTATTCAACAATGGTTGGTTTTTTGACTTAGTAATATAGCATTTGGTCTATCTATTACTTTAAGTTTTGGCTTGAATAATCTACAAGTTATGATAATGATGGAAGCGACTATCTATTACTCCTTCCGTTCCAAATCTATTGTTCCCAGagaaaaaaacacacagtttaataaAAAGTACCTGACACATGTACCTTTTTGTTAACTTTCCAGTCTTATTccttactttttacctatatttttgtCCTACATGAATAAAGTAGGGGTACCAAAGACTTTTATCACATTATTCTTATCCATTTATGAAATGGACAATAAATTTAGAACATCCCAAAATAGAATACTGGActatagatttgggacggagggagtaacaaATAatgtacatattttttttttttaacgttgATAACTATTAATTGAGTCAACAGTaaacgtcgatttattgacgacttaACTGTCACTTAAAGCCTAAATTGAATGTGCAACATCTAAAACTCATAAAAATTTGAtcataccattttcatggcgtctcatgttttaatttttatatattatttttaaaaaaaaaatcctactTATTGGCCtgaggtccattcggaagcaatctctttatccgtcgaagagAGAGAGGGGGGgggattttctctacttcttagagtatatcactctgggtggagaaatgaattCTCTTTATTCAAAGATAGGGGAAGGatcgtctacatctcacctcccacaTACACCACGCATGtggtattggattttgttgttgtgTGTACCCTTTTTAACCGCGGTATTAAAGTCACTGATCGAGGTAGTTAGCCACCCACCATTTGCAAGAAATCCTCGAAGGATTATATAATCAATTGCAAAGTAAATTGCATTATGAATTCTCAATTGATGACAATTAGAAAAGAGTGGTAACCACCTAGCTATTGTTGACAAAGAAATAAGGTGTTTTCGCAGAAAAGTACAACCAAGCTTCACCTTTACAACTAAAATTTGTATTCGAGTTTTATATTTTTTGTATAAAGTTGCCAATTGATATGAATTCACAACTTGACCATTACGTTAGTGCATGACAATTGTTTGTGTTAGTGCATATTTAAATCTCTAGTTCGTATCAACCGATGCAAGCTCAAGACAGATGAGACTCTCGCACGATAAAAGACCTGGACAGTACATAATGTGGCAAAGGCTTCACGTTTACGGTTTACCACCTTTTGAAGTCCCCATCCGTTTTCTCTCAAATTCATAGCATCTAGAAAACTCTTAGTCGAATAAACAACTCTGGGCATCCATCTAATCCATAAAATATTGATCGGTTTGACTAAATTGATATTCGAAAGTTAACGAtcagtagaaactttgatcaaaagATCTGATTCACTCAAACAGTTTGTCCCCACTATATACTTTGTTGGTACATATTTTGACCTTTTGATCCCTTAAAACTTTTCATATACTTTAGAATATTCTATCCAAATATCAAATTGATGTAGACCTTTATATATACATCTATAACAAATGCCACAAGTTTAAATTTAaaatgattaaaataaaagttaATAATGTTGATAGCCAGAAATTGTGGGTAGAGAATATGACAAGATCGAAGTGGGGGGTTAAAAGTCACGGGATGTGAGAACTGAGAAAGATGGCCCAAGACAAAAACCAAGCGTGATTAACTTAACCCCACCCCCATTATCACCCGGTCCTTCTTTACTCACGTGATTTGTCACGTGACATGGTTTTAACTAGCTCTGCTTTGGACATTATCTTGACGATACctaatacatataaaaatatacgCTCATTATATTATGTGCTGATTTATAATTTAGAGGAAGATCGAGGATGTATTGTGGAATGTGTTTGCCTAATACTGTATATAAATGGAACTAAATGAGTACACGATGATTTACTACTGTATTTAATAATGTTAAGTCttgtacatataaatataataatactttcGAAGAATTTGAAGTTTAATTTATTCAGTGGTTTCATACTAAACAAATACTTGGAGCAGGAAAATTCACGTTTTTAACTATTGCAATACCTAAATTTACATTTTCTGTTATTCTATTTATATGTTTACTTCTTTTGCTAGGAATGTCGACAAGGTTTTTCAGTGTTCTTCAGTGTTCTCGAGAAACTTTAAAATTGTAAAAGTGGAGAAGTAGATTTTGGTTTTAACAACTTCAATTTAATTACTAAGCCATCGTGAACTATAAATACACTTTCACAATTGGCATAGGATTATTTCTATGTGTTTAAGGGTTAAAACGAGCTCACAAATTTATTTTTGCACTAATAGGAAAAAAGGAAAAGACAAAATAAAGTTTTCAAAGTCTTTGACATTGGATAGAAACCTTGAACACTAGGATGAACTTTAGAAGAAAGTGGAGAAACACTGAAGTTCAGTGTTTTCGAAGACAACACATTGATAACTTATACTACCACAACTCCAATGCTTTTTACACTCTTCAAGATACCAAAGTTACTTGTAAAATATGTCATCCAATACATAACATTAAATATTATTAAGAACCTTATTCAATACACTCAATAACATTTTTGAACCTCTGATACATTCAATAGTCACGAAAAGATTAATTACTTACTTATAAGGTAATGATATTTTCACTTTAAGTTTTGATAAATTCACCGAACTTTTATACATTTTCCTAAAATGCTCTTCATATTTGTCTCACCTCTACTTTATTTTTAAACATATGAGGGTGTTTTGGGAAACAATGTATAAATATATTGTGGATGTATCAAAATTATTTGTGAAAATATCACCTCCCTTACTTATATTATGTGTAAACTTTGATAAACTTGAATTGGAACGTTGGTGGTCTAGATGAGTATGATATAATGCCCACATAGCATTAGTGAAACTCCATAGTTTTAATCAAATTAAGTAAGCAAATAACCAAGTAACCAATAAACCAACCATCATATAATTTCAATTGAACATAATCAATAGTTCTCTTTTAGTTAAGAACAACCACATGAACCATCTAAAATCCGCATTTtgaatcataaatatattctagttATCGCGTGCTGTAAATAATCTTGAACACAACTTTAATATCTTCAACGCTATACTCACGAATTGCACAATCAAATTCCCAATGTTCATATAAAAAGACAACATCGGGCTTATGAACGGAACTAAAAGAATACTGTAAATCTTCAACAAGACTTGCACAATCATATTTTGACTCTGAAAGAACCCTGAAATGGAAACAGTTGTAGCTTTCTAAATTAGCATAATCACTAAACAAAAACTTGATTATATAAGGTAATCACCGAGTTTATCATTAATGAAAATACATACATTCGGTAGCCTCTGGGAAAGCATCAAATAATGAAGTCACAATCTTTAACAATATCTGCAATAACAAACACAATGCAAAGAATAAAACTGAGtttatattatgtcatgaatgttTTCACTACTAATTCAGATATGTACATACCAGGAACAAATCTCCTGGTTTGATCGGCGACTCAACGAAAATTTGTGCATTCCTGCATGTATTTTATAGTTTTTTGATCATCAAATTGGCCTCATATGACCTTATTACCTTATCCTTCTTATTTAATACATTTTGGGTAAGAATTAGTACCTAATTTTTAATCTTTCTCCGTCTATTGTGAATCTGTAGAGACTGCAGCCTCTGGTAAACGGCACCTGTTTATTCTTCCATTCTGTCGTACACCAATAAAACATCAGTAATGAAAGAGGTGCCATTTTCAACCCATTTACTTATGAATGGGTCGATTCAGGTTTCATGTCATCTCTAACAAGTAATATAAAAAATTGGATTAATCGAAAATCAGGTCAAATGGATCAAGCAAGTTGAAATTCGCTGAAAGTGTATATAATGCGTaaggtttcataaaatattttattaaaaaaaaaaaaaaaaaaaaaaaaaaaaactgatctgATCCGTTTCATTGCGACCCATTTTGACATGTTAATTACATACCAAGATGCCAGTTGACTCCAGCTATCAGATCATCATCACCTTCATAGATATAGCCAACATGAAACTCTATGTTTTGGCCCATTCCTGTAATTAGTTGATCAAGAAAACATAGAACCTCCTGAAAAAAATAATTTTGATATGCCCTTTTAGAATCTATCTgcttgattttgaacaagtaactAACTACTAAAAAGAAAGTGAAATAAATGACCTTTTTGCCCTTGAACGGTTTAGGAAACGAGTAGTCTTCAAAGAAACAATCATTTGAAATGTAGTTTTCGAGTTGCTTTACATTCTTTTCATTTATGCATTTGTAAAACTCTCTAATTGTCTTTGATGGTGTAGGATCACATCCAAAGATTGAATTCCCAACAGATGATATAACTTTCGTTCTGTGATGTTTGTATTCATTCATCTTTCTCGCACACAGCTGCATGTTGCGGTTGATTTCTTGTTTGCGTGATGTTGAAATAGAAACGCCCATAGGTGAAAATGGCATTTTGGACGCCATTTTGAGTAGTCGAAACTCCGTTTTAGCAATCGATACGTAGGTGTAAGTATATATGTAGGATTAGTTTGGTTAAACTTTGATTAACAAAAGCTAGCTTTCTTAAATTGAAAGAAATGAATCATATTATGTGTTACTTGAGCTATAATGGAAGAACCAATCCTTTGGCTCTCTAAATGTCTTTACACCAGTTAATGTCatattatttatacaaaatataaattacatatatctgACAAAATTATATATCCAAACAAAATTGTTTGATATTGATATATAATTGCAGTTTTTGACCCAAGAAGATAACTTTTTTTGTACAAAAATATAATGTTTTGAAACTTTGAATACTCCAAAAAACATTGCTAATTCTTGGATATTTACAGCATAACTATAAAAACAGAAATTTCAAAAACATACAACACACTAAACAAGTAAACATTGTCATCATGTTTGTGACTTCTAACAATCGCTAAGCAAGTAATCTGATAAAcatcattaacaaaattcaaaACAACACCAACTGCAAAAAATGTCAAATACCAAAAAGACTTGAAAATTATATATGTTCCGAAAAATAACAAATTATTCAACTGATGTCACTTGTTGCCATTCTCCATCAACAGCTTCTTTCCATAAAGTGACATTATTGTCCCCAGAAGCAACAGCCAACAAGTTTCCAGTAAGAGACCATGAGACTCTCCAAACAGGGGCATTAAAGTCATTTAACACCTTACCCTTCCATTGCTCACCTTCTTTTTCCCCAGTCCATATTACAACTTTACCATCCTGCGAACCACTTGCAATAGTAGACCTAGGAAGGCCCAAGTTAGGGGCCCACGCCACATCCCGAACCAAATCAGTATGCATTTTAAGGGCTGAAACGCAGTCCAATTTCCATTCTCCATTAAAAAACTTCCAAATTTTCACAAGGTTATCATTACCACCAGAAGCCAACTTCTGAACTGGGTCAAAACTGCCTGACCCAATTAACAACCCAGGCTCCATTGATGGGGCCCATGTAATAGACGTGACCCCAACAGGGTGAGCTTGGTCTATCTTTGTGGTGTCCCAACCACCATCTGACCTGGCGGTGTGGACTGAGATATTCCCGTCAGATGACCCACAAGCCAAGCAAAGACCGAGCTCGTGTGGGGCCCATGCAATTGAGTTTACAGATGATTTGTGATCATTGAAGGTATGAGCCGGCGTCCAGTTGTTTAAATTACCTTCTTTCCAGATGATTACGGTGCCATCGTATGAACAAGATGCGAGAAGTGACCCGAACTTGGGGTGGGCCCAAACAGCTTGCCAAACAGGCCCATTATGACCGGTCAGAGTCGCAAGGTGTTGTGAGTTCACACTGTTTATCTTGATAGTGGCATCAGAGGAGGCAGATGCTACTCGCTTTCCATAATAATCCATGCTGACATCATGGATGATGTCAGTGTGACCCGTTTCGATCTTTTGCCCAGGCATGATCGTCCACCACCTCAATATATTTTGTTAATCCTACAGTTCATGAAGATTCAAGATTTTAAAACAACTGAATAACTGAAAGAAATAAAACTTCGATAGAATTTAATGTTTCCATTTAAAAAGAAACTGAATGCCCTTACTACAGTCACACGTCACACACCATGATTTATATTATTGACTTGCACGCACACAATTCCTTATATATGATGTCATCAACAATTCAACTTATGAGGATGTTTGTAATTCACTAAAAAAGAAGGGACTATATCTCTAATGAAGCATTCTAATGGTAATTGCAAATCCAACTACCTAAGCGACTAAGTCCTCATCTGATTAATTCTTATTTTTAAAGCAGATAAGCAAATCCATACTCCCATCGAAAAATCGCTAATctctttattattagtatataaagAATACGCAATAAAAATAAGTACGTTTGTCCATGCTTATATTTTTAAGCAGATAAGCACTTAAAATGATAAGCGACTGCAAACACCCTCTAAGACCAACATTCATCTAGTAAATGTATTACAATGTTCATTTTAGTGTATGAAACTTCTATTAGCTACAAATCTTGAAAATTTCATCAACTTAAAGTTAGAAACAGCTTGCTCAATATTCAACTTCAAGTCAACAAATTGTGATACACAATTTTAACTATTAAGATGATGATAATATAATTAAAAAGAAGTGTTTACCATCATATTCTCCCCAATTATCCATgataccaaaataaataaataaaaactaaaaaaaaaaaagagtgtaATTATAGTCAGAATAATGTTTTTAGCCTAAATCATAATTATATATGTAAGCTGATATACATGAATATATAATTACACAAACAAGGAATATTTTAATCAACGTTATTCCCTTACACATCAATCAAATTATAAGTTTCTCGTACAAATTGCAGAACGTATTTGCACATCTACGAATTTCAATGGAAAAAGGATCTTATGGTTTTAAATTTTtacacatatagatatagatatgaatATACGTATTAGATCGGATTGTTAGAATTACAACTTATGTATCTAATGATTACTGCAgatctatacatatacatacacatacacatataataATAGATCGTGTGAAAGGTACCTTTGGAGAAGACAAACTGAAGTTGCGAATGGTGATTTCGTGCGATGCGAGGGTTTCGTTCAAAAAAAAAAGTATGTTTAGCTTTCGGATCGGATCCGGGTCATTTAAATGAAATAGGTTACCTTGTGCCCAAAAGAGAGGGATGAGCGTCGATGGTTAGGGACAAAACTGCCCTGgtaattttctttaaaaaaaaaaaaaaaaacttttacaaCTTCACTGGTGAATTTTATATTATCAAAACCGATGAAAt includes these proteins:
- the LOC139852621 gene encoding probable polygalacturonase → MELLKYPQKLHVMKLLLIVILAFLSSQYVNGKNPHKHHIHHGHHHHHKHIKGYFEYSAINCRAHTASLTDFGGVGDGITSNTKAFQTAIDHLGQFGSKDGGSLLFVPPGKWLTGSFNLTSHFTLFLHQDAVLLATQDVNEWAVIDPLPSYGRGRDAAGGRYISLIFGTNLTDVIITGNNGTIDGQGATWWDSFHKGELNYTRPYLVELMYSQDIQISNLTFINSPSWNVHPIYSSNIIIQGITILAPVRSPNTDGINPDSCTNTRIEDCYIVSGDDCVAVKSGWDEYGISFGMPTKQLVVRRLTCISPTSAVIALGSEMSGGIQDVRAEDIVAIDSESGVRIKTGIGRGGFVKDIYVKGFTMKTMMWAFWMTGNYGSHADDKWDPNAIPVIQNINYRDMVAENVTMAGRLEGIAGDPFTGICISNVTIVMAKNAKKLNWNCSNIEGISSDVTPQPCAALPVLSGKACDFPEEKLPIEDIKVQLCSYRPNYM
- the LOC139854955 gene encoding uncharacterized protein, whose translation is MASKMPFSPMGVSISTSRKQEINRNMQLCARKMNEYKHHRTKVISSVGNSIFGCDPTPSKTIREFYKCINEKNVKQLENYISNDCFFEDYSFPKPFKGKKEVLCFLDQLITGMGQNIEFHVGYIYEGDDDLIAGVNWHLEWKNKQVPFTRGCSLYRFTIDGERLKIRNAQIFVESPIKPGDLFLILLKIVTSLFDAFPEATEWFFQSQNMIVQVLLKIYSILLVPFISPMLSFYMNIGNLIVQFVSIALKILKLCSRLFTARDN
- the LOC139852682 gene encoding protein transport protein SEC13 homolog A-like encodes the protein MPGQKIETGHTDIIHDVSMDYYGKRVASASSDATIKINSVNSQHLATLTGHNGPVWQAVWAHPKFGSLLASCSYDGTVIIWKEGNLNNWTPAHTFNDHKSSVNSIAWAPHELGLCLACGSSDGNISVHTARSDGGWDTTKIDQAHPVGVTSITWAPSMEPGLLIGSGSFDPVQKLASGGNDNLVKIWKFFNGEWKLDCVSALKMHTDLVRDVAWAPNLGLPRSTIASGSQDGKVVIWTGEKEGEQWKGKVLNDFNAPVWRVSWSLTGNLLAVASGDNNVTLWKEAVDGEWQQVTSVE